The following proteins are encoded in a genomic region of Nocardioides sp. cx-173:
- a CDS encoding aspartate aminotransferase family protein: protein MTTTTSEDYRDRFVERLSQNMPGRKDFQVASASGCTLTDDQGRTYLDMTSGIGVANVGHCHPRVVAAVQEQVARYAHVNVYGRFVVPEQVEMVDRLVAAAGPGFDMAYLLSTGAEANECALKLARKVTGRPKFVAMERAYHGRSFGALSVSWREEWRTPFEPLLPEVEFVPFDDLAAAAAAIDDRTAAVIVEPIQGEGGIRVPSDGFLPGLRSLCDDAGALLIADEVQGGMGRSGRWFAHQHWDVRPDIVTCAKATGGGLPLAAVLARAELFATFVDPPLSHLTTMGGNPVACAAGIAAYDVIVDEGLLDNATDVGAYLRDELSTMMTDFPGLLVDVRGKGLWCALEVSVDANPLVTRMQELGVLTGSVLNQSGTVRIMPPLVITRAEVDVFLEALRTTLTEIA, encoded by the coding sequence ATGACCACCACCACCAGCGAGGACTACCGCGACCGCTTCGTGGAGCGGCTCTCGCAGAACATGCCGGGTCGCAAGGACTTCCAGGTGGCGTCGGCGTCCGGGTGCACCCTCACCGACGACCAGGGCCGCACCTACCTCGACATGACCTCGGGGATCGGCGTCGCCAACGTCGGCCACTGCCATCCGCGCGTCGTCGCCGCGGTGCAGGAGCAGGTGGCGCGCTACGCGCACGTCAACGTCTACGGGCGGTTCGTGGTGCCCGAGCAGGTCGAGATGGTCGACCGCCTGGTCGCCGCCGCAGGTCCCGGCTTCGACATGGCCTACCTGCTCTCGACCGGCGCCGAGGCCAACGAGTGCGCCCTCAAGCTCGCTCGCAAGGTGACCGGCCGCCCGAAGTTCGTCGCCATGGAGCGGGCCTACCACGGGCGCAGCTTCGGCGCGCTGTCGGTGTCGTGGCGCGAGGAGTGGCGCACGCCGTTCGAGCCGCTGCTGCCGGAGGTCGAGTTCGTGCCCTTCGACGACCTCGCGGCCGCGGCCGCCGCCATCGACGACCGGACGGCCGCCGTGATCGTCGAGCCGATCCAGGGCGAGGGAGGCATCCGGGTGCCGTCCGACGGCTTCCTGCCCGGGCTGCGCTCACTCTGCGACGACGCGGGGGCACTGCTGATCGCCGATGAGGTGCAGGGCGGGATGGGTCGCTCCGGTCGGTGGTTCGCCCACCAGCACTGGGATGTGCGGCCCGACATCGTCACCTGCGCGAAGGCGACCGGTGGCGGGCTTCCGCTCGCCGCGGTGCTCGCGCGGGCCGAGCTGTTCGCCACGTTCGTCGACCCGCCGCTCTCGCACCTGACGACGATGGGCGGCAACCCGGTCGCCTGCGCGGCCGGCATCGCGGCGTACGACGTCATCGTCGACGAGGGGCTGCTCGACAACGCGACCGACGTCGGCGCCTACCTGCGCGACGAGCTGAGCACGATGATGACCGACTTCCCCGGCCTGCTCGTCGACGTGCGCGGCAAGGGGCTCTGGTGCGCGCTGGAGGTCTCGGTCGACGCCAACCCGCTCGTCACCCGGATGCAGGAGCTGGGCGTGCTCACGGGTTCGGTGCTCAACCAGTCCGGGACGGTTCGGATCATGCCGCCGCTGGTGATCACGCGGGCCGAGGTCGACGTCTTCCTCGAGGCGCTGCGCACCACGTTGACGGAGATCGCATGA
- a CDS encoding amidohydrolase family protein encodes MTTFLVRGRHVLTMAGLAPVGERERTPGAHLEGVVGDGAVLVRDGEIIEVAAYDALRAAHPGVPVHGDGTGLVLPGLISTHTHLSEALGTGMGSELSLFEWGEEIVGPLGLVLTREDAAEGTALRAVEMLLSGVTTVNDMFCHGHLRSRASLGVVDGLTRAGMRGVVSYGAEDLPLGALVDLEPTEIIDDILAEQVDLAAHVATAPLIDFRYGVGTMLGQSDDLLAGGVELCREHGWAAHTHLAEVREELTASRSRWGHRTVDHALRIGLFERPLIAGHGVWLTESDIATFARHDVAIAHNPVANMILASGVCPVPRLRAAGVVVGIGTDGAASNDSQDMLQAVKAAALLQKLHHLDALVIDALDVLTMATIDGARALGIDHLVGSLETGKRADIVLLQDTVDVSVLHDPVSQLVYGASPRSVRDVWVDGVQVVSDHRCASVDETAQIVRCRPLMERIARASGLAATGHSVLA; translated from the coding sequence ATGACCACCTTCCTGGTGCGGGGGCGTCACGTCCTCACGATGGCCGGGCTCGCCCCGGTCGGCGAGCGCGAGCGGACGCCCGGCGCCCACCTCGAGGGCGTCGTCGGCGACGGCGCCGTGCTCGTGCGCGACGGCGAGATCATCGAGGTCGCGGCGTACGACGCCTTGCGGGCCGCGCACCCCGGCGTGCCCGTGCACGGTGACGGCACCGGGCTGGTCCTGCCGGGCCTGATCTCGACCCACACCCACCTCTCGGAGGCGCTCGGGACCGGCATGGGCTCCGAGCTCTCGCTCTTCGAGTGGGGCGAGGAGATCGTCGGGCCCCTGGGCCTCGTGCTCACCCGCGAGGACGCCGCCGAGGGCACGGCGCTGCGCGCCGTCGAGATGCTGCTCTCGGGGGTCACGACCGTCAACGACATGTTCTGCCACGGCCACCTGAGGTCGCGCGCCTCCCTCGGGGTCGTCGACGGGCTCACGCGGGCCGGCATGCGCGGCGTGGTCTCCTACGGAGCCGAGGACCTGCCGCTGGGCGCCCTGGTCGACCTGGAGCCCACCGAGATCATCGACGACATCCTCGCCGAGCAGGTCGACCTCGCGGCGCACGTCGCGACCGCGCCGCTGATCGACTTCCGGTACGGCGTCGGCACGATGCTCGGCCAGAGCGACGACCTGCTCGCCGGCGGGGTCGAGCTCTGCCGCGAGCACGGCTGGGCGGCGCACACCCACCTCGCCGAGGTCCGCGAGGAGCTCACCGCGAGCCGCTCCCGCTGGGGACACCGCACCGTCGACCACGCGCTGAGGATCGGGCTCTTCGAGCGGCCGCTGATCGCCGGACACGGGGTCTGGCTGACCGAGTCCGACATCGCGACGTTCGCCCGGCACGACGTGGCGATCGCGCACAACCCGGTCGCCAACATGATCCTGGCCTCCGGGGTCTGCCCGGTGCCGCGGCTGCGCGCCGCCGGCGTCGTGGTCGGCATCGGCACCGACGGCGCCGCCTCCAACGACAGCCAGGACATGCTCCAGGCGGTCAAGGCAGCCGCGCTGCTGCAGAAGCTGCACCATCTCGACGCCCTGGTCATCGACGCGCTGGATGTGCTCACCATGGCCACGATCGACGGTGCCCGGGCCCTCGGCATCGACCACCTGGTCGGCTCGCTCGAGACCGGCAAGCGCGCCGACATCGTCCTGCTCCAGGACACCGTGGACGTCTCGGTGCTCCACGACCCCGTGTCCCAGCTGGTCTACGGCGCGTCGCCGCGCTCGGTGCGCGACGTGTGGGTCGACGGCGTGCAGGTCGTCTCCGACCACCGCTGCGCGAGCGTCGACGAGACG